The Pirellulimonas nuda genome includes a region encoding these proteins:
- a CDS encoding response regulator — protein MPKHRVLIADDNETNVELMEAYLSGLDIDVEIAMDGQQTLDKAAEFKPNLVLLDVMMPRLSGFEVCKQLKGSGELPSVMVLMVTALNELGDIERAVEAGADDFLSKPVNKIELLKRVENMLRLSAVTDEVERLRRYIEEMEKRDGV, from the coding sequence ATGCCCAAGCACCGCGTACTGATCGCCGACGACAACGAGACCAACGTCGAGCTGATGGAGGCCTACCTGTCGGGGCTCGACATCGACGTCGAGATCGCCATGGACGGGCAGCAGACGCTCGACAAGGCCGCCGAGTTCAAGCCCAACCTGGTGCTGTTGGACGTGATGATGCCGCGGCTCAGCGGGTTTGAGGTGTGCAAGCAGCTCAAGGGTTCCGGCGAGCTCCCCAGCGTGATGGTGCTGATGGTCACGGCGCTGAACGAGCTGGGAGACATCGAGCGCGCCGTGGAGGCGGGCGCCGACGACTTCCTCTCCAAGCCGGTCAACAAGATCGAGCTGCTCAAACGCGTCGAGAACATGCTGCGGCTCAGCGCGGTGACGGACGAGGTAGAGCGTCTGCGTCGCTACATCGAAGAGATGGAGAAGCGCGACGGGGTTTGA
- a CDS encoding AsmA family protein, protein MRGWRANADKPRGGRLRRRLVIGLVLVVVLVVLAPTLVGLTPLKDALLARVLPAGAGRVAARSAELGWTSPVVLKGVEVFDPQDQLLASADAVAIDLSVWDLLVSKRPLGAIRLEGPRLMAVVRPDGSNLEDLLALVGPQADPPPVAQSPADGLAPPPSATAARKPTIEIIGGGLQVLDAETGAVWQWDAVGATIDLNSQPPKIALQARPLPDGALSVTTGPSETGGAEVSLSAQNMQLASLAPWLRRFDRTIRLDGVLSGSGQLMVNDLSGRLADAAVRDGFATRGSLRIDRLQASAAGLGPAPVRVLSVELPWNARAAGGRLVVQQLWLRTPAATIESSGSLSPSQLRDLTTATQADVRASVDLAALAEQAPSLLPMRAGTRLEAGQLRLSLAAKPISGGRTLTGTLQTEDLHAHAGDREITWDHPVQAHFALTQSAQGVAIDGVRCDADFLTIDARGAATQSMEGDARFDLDRLAEHLAQFFDLGQTRLAGAGSATFAGTLTPGGARFSKIDANVDGFDLAVPGVRVAEPKLLLQGDLGWDFSTGLIESQESQLVTSAVAYRARRLRFDPTGQQPAEGELAIRADLARMAAWRSTAGGLEPQGQVVGRLMLRQQGDRLAADVDLTGQSVSLIDRSRAGAVVWSEPEVRLRGAVGYTPQSGRIDVSDMRVESRSLAGTLSGSLADTQIELRGSVDYDLANLSPLIAARLGPGIELVGRKQARFELAGAGADLSGRFQAPWDSASLYGLPVGPGAIQGVIAGGALRCDPLNVAVGEGKFTTQPTLRLQPAPMELSLPAGDLFSGVRITPEVSEKLLKYIAPALQGATQTDGAFSMRTDGLTLPLDDPKKLSVTGQLAIHGVTVMPGPMVGDWVSTARQVEALAKNQDPLAALNKPAPTLLSVRDRVIEFRVAEGRVYHRGMQFEVGDVLVNTEGSVGLDETLALTLTIPIQDRWVEGKPLLVGLRGQNLQLPVTGTFDKPRVDRRAFESLTRDTVRGAAGQAIENEVGKALEKLFRSK, encoded by the coding sequence ATGCGCGGATGGCGGGCCAATGCAGACAAACCACGCGGCGGGCGGCTGCGCCGTCGGCTGGTGATCGGCCTGGTGTTGGTCGTGGTGCTGGTAGTGCTGGCGCCCACCCTGGTGGGGCTGACGCCGCTCAAGGACGCGCTGCTGGCCCGCGTGCTGCCAGCCGGCGCCGGCCGCGTGGCGGCGCGTAGCGCAGAGCTGGGCTGGACCTCGCCGGTGGTGCTCAAGGGGGTCGAGGTGTTCGACCCCCAGGACCAACTGCTCGCCTCGGCCGACGCGGTGGCGATCGACCTCTCGGTGTGGGACCTGTTGGTCTCCAAGCGGCCGCTGGGAGCTATCCGCCTCGAGGGCCCGCGGCTGATGGCGGTCGTCCGGCCCGACGGCAGCAACCTCGAAGACCTGCTGGCCCTGGTCGGCCCGCAGGCCGATCCGCCTCCCGTGGCCCAGTCGCCCGCGGACGGGCTCGCCCCGCCCCCCTCGGCGACGGCGGCGCGCAAGCCCACCATCGAGATCATCGGCGGCGGCCTGCAAGTGCTAGACGCCGAAACGGGCGCCGTGTGGCAGTGGGACGCGGTGGGCGCCACGATCGACCTCAACTCGCAGCCCCCCAAGATCGCCCTGCAGGCCCGCCCGCTCCCCGACGGCGCGCTGTCGGTCACCACCGGTCCAAGCGAAACCGGCGGCGCCGAGGTGAGCCTCAGCGCGCAAAACATGCAGCTCGCCTCGCTGGCCCCCTGGCTGCGGCGCTTCGACCGCACCATCCGGCTGGACGGCGTCCTGAGCGGCAGCGGGCAGTTGATGGTCAACGACCTCTCCGGGCGCCTGGCAGACGCCGCGGTCCGCGACGGCTTCGCGACCCGCGGCTCGCTGCGGATCGACCGCCTGCAGGCTTCGGCCGCGGGGCTCGGCCCCGCGCCGGTGCGTGTGCTCTCGGTCGAGCTCCCGTGGAACGCCCGCGCAGCGGGGGGGCGGTTGGTGGTGCAGCAGCTCTGGCTGCGGACCCCTGCGGCCACGATCGAGTCTTCCGGGTCGCTCTCGCCCAGCCAGCTCCGCGACCTGACGACCGCCACCCAGGCCGACGTGCGGGCGAGCGTCGACCTGGCCGCGCTCGCCGAGCAGGCGCCCAGCCTGCTGCCGATGCGGGCCGGCACCCGGCTCGAGGCGGGCCAGTTGCGGCTCTCGCTCGCGGCCAAGCCGATCAGCGGCGGCCGCACCCTCACCGGCACGCTGCAGACCGAAGACCTGCACGCCCACGCCGGCGATCGCGAGATCACCTGGGACCACCCCGTGCAGGCGCATTTTGCGCTGACGCAGTCGGCCCAGGGGGTCGCCATCGACGGCGTGCGCTGCGACGCCGACTTCCTAACGATCGACGCCCGCGGCGCCGCCACCCAGTCGATGGAGGGGGACGCCCGGTTCGACCTCGACCGCCTGGCGGAACACCTGGCGCAGTTCTTCGACCTCGGGCAAACGCGGCTCGCGGGCGCCGGCAGCGCCACCTTCGCCGGGACGCTGACCCCCGGGGGCGCCCGCTTCTCCAAGATCGACGCCAACGTGGACGGGTTCGACCTGGCGGTCCCCGGCGTCCGCGTGGCGGAGCCCAAGCTGCTGCTGCAAGGCGACCTGGGCTGGGACTTCTCCACGGGGCTGATCGAATCGCAAGAAAGCCAGCTCGTGACCAGCGCCGTGGCGTACCGCGCCCGCCGGCTGCGGTTCGATCCCACCGGCCAGCAACCGGCCGAGGGAGAGCTAGCAATCCGGGCCGACCTGGCGCGCATGGCCGCGTGGCGTTCGACCGCGGGCGGCCTCGAGCCGCAGGGCCAAGTGGTGGGGCGGCTGATGCTGCGTCAGCAAGGCGACCGCCTGGCCGCCGACGTCGACCTCACCGGCCAATCGGTCAGCCTGATCGATCGCAGCCGCGCGGGAGCGGTCGTGTGGTCGGAACCCGAGGTCCGCCTCCGCGGCGCGGTGGGCTACACGCCCCAGTCGGGCCGGATAGACGTTTCAGACATGCGTGTCGAGTCGCGGTCGCTGGCCGGCACGCTCAGCGGATCGCTGGCCGATACGCAGATCGAGCTGCGCGGCTCGGTAGACTACGACCTGGCGAACCTCTCGCCGCTGATCGCGGCCCGGCTGGGCCCGGGGATCGAGCTGGTGGGCCGCAAGCAGGCCCGCTTCGAGCTGGCCGGCGCGGGCGCCGACCTCTCAGGCCGGTTCCAGGCGCCCTGGGACTCGGCCAGCCTGTACGGGCTGCCGGTCGGCCCGGGCGCCATCCAAGGCGTCATCGCCGGAGGCGCGTTGCGGTGCGACCCGCTGAACGTGGCCGTGGGTGAAGGAAAGTTCACCACCCAGCCCACGTTGCGGCTGCAACCCGCGCCGATGGAGCTGTCGCTCCCGGCGGGCGACCTCTTCTCGGGCGTGCGGATCACCCCCGAGGTGAGTGAGAAGCTGCTGAAGTACATCGCCCCCGCGCTGCAAGGGGCAACGCAAACGGACGGCGCCTTCTCGATGCGCACCGACGGCCTCACGCTTCCGCTGGACGACCCGAAGAAACTCTCCGTGACCGGCCAGCTCGCCATCCACGGCGTCACCGTGATGCCCGGGCCGATGGTGGGCGACTGGGTCTCTACCGCCCGGCAGGTCGAGGCGCTCGCCAAGAACCAGGACCCGCTGGCCGCGCTGAACAAGCCGGCGCCGACGCTGCTGTCGGTCCGCGACCGCGTGATCGAGTTCCGCGTGGCCGAGGGCCGCGTCTACCACCGCGGCATGCAGTTCGAGGTGGGAGACGTGCTGGTGAACACCGAAGGCTCGGTCGGCCTCGACGAAACCTTGGCGCTGACGCTCACCATCCCGATCCAAGACCGCTGGGTCGAGGGCAAGCCGCTGCTGGTGGGGCTGCGGGGCCAGAACCTCCAGCTCCCGGTCACCGGCACGTTCGACAAGCCGCGGGTCGACCGCCGCGCGTTCGAGTCGCTCACCCGCGACACGGTGCGGGGCGCGGCGGGGCAGGCGATCGAGAACGAGGTGGGCAAGGCGCTGGAGAAGCTGTTCCGGTCGAAGTAG
- a CDS encoding serine hydroxymethyltransferase produces MNFIEQNDPDVWAAIDSEIERQQDGLEMIASENYTSPAVMQAAGSVLTNKYAEGYPGRRYYGGCEFVDVVEDLARDRVKQLFGAEFANVQPHSGSQANTAVYLGLLEPGDTVLGLDLAHGGHLTHGMKLNISGMLYNFVGYGVTKDAHRIDFDQVAKLAREHKPKLIIAGASAYPREIKHAPFREIADEVGAKLMVDMAHYAGLVAAGLHDNPVEVADVVTSTTHKTLRGPRGGVILARKEYAKVLNSRVFPGIQGGPLMHVIAGKAVCFGEALKPSFKKYAQQVIDNAQALAETLMAGGLRLVSGGTENHLMLVDVTPLGIGGKTAETALDRCGVTVNMNMIPYDQRKPMDPSGIRIGTPALTTRGMGQAEMRTIGAWMLDALANPEDEARHAKIRGEVKTLCADFPVPAAALNQEMTTV; encoded by the coding sequence ATGAACTTTATTGAGCAGAACGACCCGGACGTGTGGGCGGCGATCGACTCGGAAATCGAGCGCCAGCAAGACGGGCTGGAGATGATCGCCAGCGAGAACTACACCAGCCCCGCGGTGATGCAGGCCGCCGGCAGCGTGCTGACCAACAAATACGCCGAGGGCTACCCCGGCCGGCGCTACTACGGCGGCTGCGAGTTTGTCGACGTGGTGGAAGACCTGGCCCGCGACCGCGTGAAGCAGCTCTTTGGCGCAGAGTTCGCCAACGTGCAGCCCCACTCCGGCTCGCAGGCCAACACCGCGGTCTACCTGGGGCTGCTGGAGCCGGGCGACACCGTGCTGGGGCTCGACCTGGCGCACGGCGGGCACCTGACGCACGGCATGAAGCTGAACATCAGCGGCATGCTGTACAACTTCGTCGGCTACGGCGTCACCAAGGATGCGCACCGCATCGACTTCGACCAGGTCGCCAAGCTGGCCCGCGAGCACAAGCCGAAGCTCATCATCGCCGGCGCCAGCGCCTACCCGCGCGAGATCAAGCACGCCCCGTTCCGCGAGATCGCGGACGAAGTGGGCGCCAAGCTGATGGTGGACATGGCCCACTACGCCGGCCTGGTGGCCGCCGGGCTGCACGACAACCCGGTCGAGGTGGCCGACGTGGTGACCAGCACCACCCACAAGACGCTGCGCGGCCCACGCGGCGGGGTGATCCTGGCGCGGAAGGAGTACGCCAAGGTGCTCAACAGCCGCGTCTTCCCCGGGATCCAGGGGGGCCCGCTGATGCACGTGATCGCCGGCAAGGCGGTCTGCTTCGGCGAGGCCCTCAAGCCTAGCTTCAAGAAGTACGCCCAGCAGGTGATCGACAACGCCCAGGCGCTCGCCGAGACGCTGATGGCCGGCGGCCTGCGGCTGGTGAGCGGCGGCACGGAGAACCACCTGATGCTGGTCGACGTCACCCCGCTGGGGATCGGCGGCAAGACCGCCGAGACGGCCCTCGACCGCTGCGGCGTCACGGTGAACATGAACATGATCCCGTACGACCAGCGCAAGCCGATGGACCCCTCCGGCATCCGCATCGGCACCCCGGCGCTGACCACCCGCGGCATGGGCCAAGCCGAGATGCGCACCATCGGCGCCTGGATGCTGGACGCGCTGGCCAACCCCGAAGACGAGGCCCGCCACGCCAAGATCCGCGGCGAAGTAAAAACGCTGTGCGCGGACTTCCCTGTCCCGGCCGCCGCTCTGAACCAAGAAATGACGACGGTTTGA